One stretch of Mangifera indica cultivar Alphonso chromosome 9, CATAS_Mindica_2.1, whole genome shotgun sequence DNA includes these proteins:
- the LOC123224989 gene encoding glycosyltransferase-like At3g57200: MVGLYSSIRPIASSSSSSFQPAFTSRLLFLLTLLPLTLASFAFILQWRGEFADPVARWSPDHHDFPGMINTLTDFSVRKFGSGCVDLLGRSNNPSFPYFRDWKFDFGSDLKPKICITSSTSAGLEQTLPWIFYHKVIGVSNFFLFVEGKAASANVSKILESIPGVKVIFRTRELEEQQAKSRIWNETWLSSFFYKPCNYELFVKQSLNMEMAIVMAREAGMDWIFHLDTDELIHPAGTQDYSLRELLLNVPGHIDMVVFPNYESSVERDDIKEPFSEVSMFKKNYDHLPKETYFGNYKDATHGNPNYFVTYGNGKSAARIQDHLRPHGAHRWHNYMKNPNEIKLDEAAVLHYTYTKFSDLTSRRDRCGCKPTKEDVKRCFMLEFDRAAFIIASTATEEEMLHWYREHIVWTDKTLNVKLLKKGILTRIYAPMAIIKAMKESGAFSSVIASVEMGLSKDAFLPSIESSNTTREVKSGIMSSRKIGHNSKSQATARKVLKFSNDVTYTSAIPPQSPPGLDEVDFDT, from the exons atggTGGGTCTTTACTCTTCTATAAGACCCATTGcctcctcttcttcatcttcatttcaaCCCGCTTTCACTTCTCgtcttctctttctccttaCCCTCCTCCCTCTCACTCTCGCTTCTTTCGCTTTCATTCTTCAATGGCGGGGCGAATTCGCCGACCCGGTTGCTCGATGGTCCCCCGATCACCATGATTTCCCCGGCATGATCAACACTCTAACTGACTTCTCCGTCCGGAAATTCGGGTCGGGTTGCGTTGACCTTCTGGGTCGGAGCAACAATCCCTCGTTCCCTTATTTTAGAGACTGGAAGTTTGATTTCGGGTCGGATCTGAAGCCTAAG ATATGTATTACATCAAGCACTTCTGCTGGCCTAGAACAAACTTTACCATGGATCTTTTATCACAAGGTTATTggtgtttcaaatttttttctttttgtggagGGCAAGGCTGCCTCTGCTAATGTATCCAAAATTTTGGAATCAATTCCA GGGGTGAAAGTCATATTCAGAACAAGAGAATTAGAGGAACAGCAAGCTAAAAG CCGCATCTGGAATGAGACTTGGTTGTCAAGCTTCTTCTACAAACCATGCAATTATGAATTATTTGTGAAGCAATCCCTGAATATGGAGATGGCTATTGTCATGGCAAGG GAAGCGGGCATGGATTGGATTTTTCATCTTGACACTGATGAGCTAATACATCCAGCAGGAACTCAAGATTACTCCTTGAGAGAATTGCTGTTAAATGTACCTGGGCATATTGATATGGTCGTCTTCCCTAATTAT GAGAGTAGTGTTGAGCGAGATGATATCAAGGAACCTTTCAGTGAG GTGTCTATGTTCAAGAAGAACTATGACCATCTTCCCAAAGAGACATATTTTGGCAATTATAAAGATGCAACCCATGGAAATCCTAACTACTTTGTAACGTATGGAAATGGGAAATCAGCTGCTCGTATTCAAGATCATCTTCGTCCGCATGGTGCCCACAGATGGCACAACTACATGAAGAACCCAAA TGAGATCAAATTGGATGAGGCTGCTGTCCTGCATTACACATATACCAAATTTTCTGATTTGACTTCAAGACGTGACCGGTGTGGCTGCAAGCCTACAAAGGAGGATGTTAAAAGATGCTTCATGCTGGAATTTGACAGAGCT GCATTTATAATTGCCTCAACTGCAACAGAGGAGGAGATGTTGCACTg GTATCGTGAGCACATTGTGTGGACTGATAAAACCCTGAATGTCAAACTTCTGAAGAAGGGCATCTTGACTCGCATTTATGCTCCCATG GCCATTATTAAAGCAATGAAAGAATCTGGGGCTTTCAGTTCGGTAATTGCATCAGTGGAGATGGGCCTCTCAAAGGATGCGTTTTTACCATCCATTGAAAGTAGCAACACTACTAGAGAAGTTAAGTCTGGAATAATGTCATCAAGAAAGATTGGTCATAACAGTAAATCTCAGGCAACTGCAAGAAAGGTCTTGAAGTTTTCTAATGATGTGACTTACACTTCAGCAATTCCACCACAATCTCCTCCTGGCCTGGATGAAGTTGACTTTGATACATAG